A single Osmerus mordax isolate fOsmMor3 chromosome 7, fOsmMor3.pri, whole genome shotgun sequence DNA region contains:
- the klhl21 gene encoding kelch-like protein 21, which yields MEKPALQTQPSTLPFFDTAHAFNLLRGIHELRAERKFFDVTLCAEGREFHCHRTVLAAASTYFRAMFAGTLRESAMDRVILHEVSAELLGLLVDFCYTGRVTVTQDNVDLLLKTADLFQFPSVKEACCAFLEQRLDVSNCLEIQDFAEAYACRDLAASARRYVLKNIVDLAKGRDFERLPWKRLLEFISDDGLCVDKEETAYQIAVRWVKADPKRRLHYWPELLQQVRLPFVRRFYLLAHVESDPLVYLSPPCLRMVSEARSFQSCEYDRHDRPCQRMRPRPSTGLAEILVVVGGCDQDCDELVTVDCYNPQTGQWRYLAEFPDHLGGGYSIAALGNDMYVTGGSDGSRLYDGVWRYNSSVNEWTEVSPMLKPREYHSSCVLKGQLYVVASDSTERYDHALDCWEALAPMLHPMDNCSTTTCRGRLYAIGSMTGEETMAIQGYDADTNRWSLVSCGQLPPWSFAPKTVTLNGLIYFVRDDSAEVDVYNPQKNEWDKISPMTQVHVGGSVAALGGRLFVSGGYDNTFELSDVVEAFDPTTRTWTPAGRLPQPTFWHGSVSIFRQFMPSVPSAFDPIDVPEADAIHLHRHHRHQALLNHNNNLNQQQDVNAAH from the exons ATGGAGAAGCCTGCCCTCCAGACGCAGCCGTCCACGCTGCCTTTCTTCGACACGGCCCACGCCTTCAACCTGTTGCGGGGCATCCACGAGCTCCGCGCCGAGCGCAAGTTCTTCGACGTCACGCTGTGTGCCGAGGGCCGGGAGTTCCACTGCCACCGCACCGTGCTGGCGGCGGCCAGCACCTACTTCCGGGCCATGTTCGCCGGCACGCTGAGGGAGAGCGCCATGGACCGGGTGATCCTCCACGAGGTGTCGGCCGAACTGCTGGGCCTGCTGGTGGACTTCTGTTACACGGGCCGGGTCACGGTCACCCAGGACAACGTGGACCTGCTGCTGAAGACGGCCGACCTGTTCCAGTTCCCCTCGGTCAAGGAGGCGTGCTGCGCCTTCCTGGAGCAGAGGCTGGACGTGTCCAACTGCCTGGAGATCCAGGACTTTGCCGAGGCCTACGCCTGCCGCGACCTGGCGGCGAGCGCCCGCCGTTACGTCCTGAAGAACATCGTGGACCTGGCCAAAGGGCGGGACTTTGAGCGCCTGCCGTGGAAGCGGCTGCTGGAGTTCATTTCGGACGACGGGCTGTGCGTGGACAAGGAGGAGACGGCCTATCAGATCGCGGTGCGCTGGGTGAAGGCCGACCCCAAGCGCCGGCTGCACTACTGGCCTGAGCTGCTGCAGCAGGTCCGGCTGCCCTTCGTCCGCAGGTTCTACCTGCTTGCTCACGTGGAGAGCGACCCGCTCGTCTACCTGTCCCCCCCCTGCCTGCGCATGGTCAGCGAGGCCCGCAGCTTCCAGTCCTGCGAGTACGACCGCCACGACCGGCCCTGCCAGCGCATGCGGCCGCGGCCCTCCACGGGCCTGGCGGAGatcctggtggtggtgggggggtgtgacCAGGACTGCGACGAGCTGGTCACCGTGGACTGTTACAACCCTCAGACCGGACAGTGGCGCTACCTGGCTGAGTTCCCAGATCACCTGGGAGGAGGCTACAGCATAGCGGCGCTAGGCAACGACATGTATGTCACAG GTGGTTCGGACGGCTCGCGCCTCTACGACGGCGTGTGGCGCTACAACTCGAGCGTGAACGAGTGGACGGAGGTGTCCCCCATGCTGAAGCCGCGGGAGTACCACAGCTCGTGTGTCCTGAAGGGCCAGCTGTACGTGGTGGCGTCCGACAGCACGGAGCGCTACGACCATGCCCTGGACTGCTGGGAGGCCCTGGCGCCCATGCTGCACCCCATGGACAACTGCTCCACCACTACCTGCAGGGGGCGCCTGTACGCCATCGGCTCCATGACCGGGGAGGAAACCATGGCCATCCAGGGCTACGACGCTGACACCAATCGCTGGTCCCTGGTCAGCTGTGGCCAGCTGCCCCCCTGGTCTTTTGCCCCTAAAACCGTGACCCTGAACGGCCTCATCTACTTTGTCCG AGATGACTCGGCAGAAGTGGATGTTTACAACCCTCAGAAGAACGAATGGGACAAGATCAGTCCCATGACCCAG GTCCATGTGGGGGGGAGCGTCGCTGCCCTGGGGGGCCGCCTGTTTGTGTCTGGTGGCTACGACAACACGTTCGAGCTGTCAGACGTGGTGGAGGCGTTCGACCCCACGACGCGCACCTGGACCCCGGCGGGCCGCCTGCCCCAGCCCACCTTCTGGCACGGCAGCGTCAGCATCTTCCGCCAGTTCATGCCCTCGGTGCCCAGCGCCTTCGACCCCATCGACGTGCCGGAGGCCGACGCCATCCACCTCCACAGGCACCATCGCCATCAGGCGCTACTAAATCACAACAACAATCTCAACCAGCAGCAAGATGTCAACGCAGCCcactga